Proteins co-encoded in one Flavobacterium fluviale genomic window:
- a CDS encoding acyl-CoA thioesterase: MKNHQTQVRVRYSETDQMGVVYHGNYVPYFEIGRVEWLRNKGVSYKSMEESGIGLPIVNMNISYKKSARYDELLTIHTTFKSHSSVKIEFDCEIYNESNELLTTATFILVFISLKTGRPTAPPDYILEIFKSLE, translated from the coding sequence ATGAAAAATCACCAGACTCAAGTAAGAGTTCGTTACTCAGAAACCGACCAGATGGGAGTCGTTTATCACGGAAATTATGTGCCTTATTTTGAAATCGGACGCGTGGAATGGCTTAGAAATAAAGGGGTTTCGTATAAAAGCATGGAAGAAAGCGGTATTGGTCTGCCAATTGTAAACATGAATATAAGTTACAAAAAATCGGCGAGATACGATGAGCTTTTAACAATTCATACAACTTTCAAAAGTCACTCTTCTGTGAAGATTGAATTTGACTGCGAGATCTATAATGAGTCAAATGAGTTATTAACAACTGCGACGTTTATTTTGGTATTTATTTCGTTAAAAACGGGTCGTCCGACAGCTCCTCCAGATTATATTTTAGAAATATTTAAATCGCTTGAATAA
- a CDS encoding IMPACT family protein, which yields MEINDTYQTIAIASEEMLFKEKGSKFFGYAFPIDHEDEVKPIIEDLKKQHPHAVHYCYAYQLGVGSKISYRANDDGEPSNTAGAPIYGQIQSFGVTNVLVVVVRIFGGVKLGVGGLIAAYRTTAQMTLETCEIIEKTIDESFLISFDYKNMNKVMRVIKEKKLEITSQEMEMDEISGLPIGKFTIKTRKKNAETVFSIFDLMFEIDIKII from the coding sequence TTGGAAATTAACGATACTTATCAAACTATTGCAATCGCATCTGAAGAAATGCTGTTTAAAGAAAAAGGCAGTAAATTCTTTGGCTACGCATTTCCGATAGATCATGAAGACGAAGTAAAACCAATTATTGAAGACCTTAAAAAACAACATCCGCATGCTGTACATTATTGTTATGCTTATCAGCTGGGAGTTGGCAGCAAAATTTCATATCGCGCTAATGATGACGGCGAGCCAAGCAATACTGCAGGCGCGCCAATTTACGGGCAGATACAATCTTTTGGAGTAACCAACGTTCTTGTTGTGGTTGTTCGAATTTTTGGAGGTGTAAAACTGGGAGTCGGAGGTTTAATCGCTGCTTATCGAACAACAGCCCAAATGACTTTAGAAACTTGCGAGATCATTGAAAAAACAATTGATGAATCATTTTTAATTTCATTTGATTATAAAAACATGAATAAAGTAATGCGTGTGATTAAAGAAAAAAAGTTAGAGATAACTTCTCAAGAAATGGAAATGGATGAAATTTCCGGATTACCGATCGGCAAATTTACAATCAAAACGCGAAAAAAAAATGCCGAAACAGTGTTCAGCATTTTTGATTTAATGTTTGAAATCGATATTAAAATTATATAA
- a CDS encoding HAD family hydrolase, with protein sequence MIDTIIFDFGDIFINLDKAATISGLQKLGMTEWNNELDQLNFSFETGHISPEDFIGGFQKQLPNASKEEILKAWNAVLADFPLYRLEFLKELSKKYRLFLLSNTDSIHINTFETKNGTAFYEDFYRCFEKVYFSFDMGLRKPDPKIYQFLLDKHNLIPENTLFVDDKKENTDSAAALGIKVWNLQVGKEDVIDLYNKNII encoded by the coding sequence ATGATTGATACTATAATTTTTGACTTTGGAGATATTTTCATCAATTTAGACAAAGCTGCCACAATTTCTGGTTTGCAAAAATTAGGAATGACAGAATGGAATAACGAACTTGATCAATTAAATTTTTCTTTTGAAACTGGACATATTTCTCCAGAAGATTTTATTGGCGGTTTTCAAAAACAACTTCCTAACGCATCTAAAGAAGAAATCTTAAAAGCTTGGAATGCTGTATTGGCAGATTTTCCTTTATACCGTTTGGAGTTCCTAAAAGAATTATCCAAAAAATATCGATTGTTTTTATTGAGCAATACTGATTCTATTCACATCAATACATTTGAAACAAAAAACGGAACTGCCTTTTATGAAGATTTTTATCGCTGTTTTGAAAAAGTCTATTTCTCATTTGATATGGGATTAAGAAAACCAGACCCAAAGATTTACCAATTCTTACTTGACAAACACAATTTAATCCCAGAGAATACTTTATTTGTTGACGATAAAAAAGAAAACACCGACAGCGCAGCAGCGCTAGGTATAAAAGTCTGGAATCTTCAAGTCGGGAAAGAAGATGTTATTGACCTTTACAATAAAAATATAATTTAG